A stretch of Nymphalis io chromosome 29, ilAglIoxx1.1, whole genome shotgun sequence DNA encodes these proteins:
- the LOC126779446 gene encoding transcription elongation regulator 1 isoform X4: protein MEDEYMNTQDSSMNDVINRNSEASDNISDASKDFVDPASYDESFEDEDGGNGFRGGRGGRGNFRGRGRGPPPGWMNGPPPPMRFRGRGYGPGGPPMRGRGFFRGRGGPRFGPNNGPNFDNNWGPMGPPPPGMMGGPPPFGPPPGMMPPGGPMGPPPNMMGQPPPFGPPGMPPPNMPAPELWVETKSEEGKSYYYHARTRETTWTRPQEGPTCKVITQAEMESMAVTGQMPGMGGQSMPMNGPMGGPPMGGPPMGMMNGMMGMMPPGVGPAPGAVPPFMTQPPPWVKDNNNQMSTPKSQEKQDSSPEDEAPPGDSAPSQSPAQTPTQPPGGAWGGWGWAPPLVAQPPGLAAAAVPDKGAATQLPQMGAPLAASEAPSDQPAAPSKKEETAVPASLQALAAEWSSHRAPDGRPYYYHAATQHSVWEKPPPLRDLEELQAKIAIEKADKSEKKTDRNDLDDSKIEVIDVDAHAEAQAAAEAAAERERADREREEAERRERERAERERAERERADKEKAKTDKSRPVSSTPISGTPWCVVWTGDGRVFFYNPTARLSVWERPAQLAGRADVDQAVSQPPHGKDSAAKEKAATTPAKNANGELKRNAESESSDSEVEPAKKAKPEETGGAGEARPRRALQIDAGAEAAMEAESRAARERAVVPFEQRVRAFLQMLHESDVSAFSPWEKELHKIVFDSRYLLLDSKERKQVFDKYVRERAEEERKEKKNRLQQKKQAFRLLMEEAKLHSKSSFMDFSSKFSRDERFKNIEKMRDRETYFNDYIAEVRKKEKEDKDKKREQAKTEFIALLKEKAVDRHARWVDVKKKIDSDSRYKAVESSSMREDYFREYCKIVKEERKKEKDGKEKERERGSKKDKKDKERDKDKDREKDTKKDKKKEKTGDKQSDLSTEDEKKQPTPPPDQWAEILGIPGEEDSKESKESKPTKLSKEKKEESSEASEAKSRSPTPEKETIISPKQLRSSKKEQPTPEKKSPIKSPPKKRRQDFKSPETEQEKKGKKKVAEKTEKRKRKKSEKE, encoded by the exons atggaAGACGAATATATGAATACTCAGGACTCGAGTATGAACGATGTTATTAATCGCAATAGTGAAGCTAGCGATAATATAAGTGATGCATCCAAAGACTTCGTTGATCCAGCTAGTTATGACGAAAGTTTTGAAGATGAAGACGGCGGAAACGGTTTTCGTGGTGGTCGAGGCGGTCGAGGAAATTTTAG GGGACGCGGCCGTGGCCCTCCTCCAGGTTGGATGAACGGTCCTCCTCCACCGATGCGTTTTCGCGGCAGAGGCTACGGCCCTGGCGGGCCGCCAATGAGAGGCCGAGGCTTTTTCCGAGGCCGTGGTGGACCTCGCTTTGGACCAAACAATGGACCGAACTTTGATAACAACTGGGGTCCCATGGGTCCCCCTCCTCCGGGTATGATGGGTGGTCCGCCACCGTTTGGGCCTCCGCCCGGTATGATGCCACCTGGCGGTCCCATGGGACCCCCGCCGAATATGATGGGCCAGCCCCCACCATTTGGACCTCCGGGAATGCCACCACCAAATATG CCCGCACCAGAACTCTGGGTAGAGACTAAATCGGAAGAGGGAAAATCATACTACTACCATGCGAGGACTCGTGAGACGACGTGGACCAGGCCCCAGGAGGGACCTACCTGTAAGGTCATCACACAGGCTGAGATGGAGTCTATGGCTGTTAcag GTCAAATGCCTGGTATGGGTGGTCAATCAATGCCAATGAATGGACCGATGGGCGGTCCACCTATGGGCGGACCCCCCATGGGCATGATGAACGGTATGATGGGCATGATGCCGCCTGGCGTAGGTCCGGCGCCAGGAGCTGTCCCGCCCTTCATGACTCAACCTCCGCCATGGGTTAAAGATA ACAACAATCAAATGTCTACGCCAAAGTCGCAAGAAAAGCAGGACAGCTCCCCGGAAGACGAGGCACCTCCCGGGGACTCGGCACCCTCGCAGTCCCCCGCACAGACCCCTACACAGCCACCAG GCGGCGCGTGGGGCGGCTGGGGCTGGGCGCCGCCGCTCGTGGCGCAGCCGCCCGGCCTGGCCGCCGCCGCCGTGCCCGACAAGG GCGCGGCCACACAGCTACCACAAATGGGCGCTCCTCTGGCTGCCAGCGAAGCGCCCTCCGACCAACCTGCAGCACCGTCTAAGAAGGAGGAAACT GCGGTGCCGGCGTCGCTGCAGGCGCTGGCGGCGGAGTGGAGCTCGCACCGCGCGCCGGACGGCCGGCCCTACTACTACCACGCCGCCACGCAGCACAGCGTGTGGGAGAAGCCGCCGCCGCTGCGCGACCTGGAGG AATTGCAAGCTAAAATAGCTATAGAGAAAGCAGACAAATCGGAGAAAAAGACGGACAGAAATGATCTCGATGACAGTAAAATTGAAg TGATAGACGTGGACGCGCACGCAGAGGCGCAGGCGGCGGCCGAGGCGGCGGCGGAGCGCGAGCGCGCCGACCGCGAGCGCGAGGAGGCGGAGCGCCGCGAGCGGGAGCGCGCCGAGCGCGAGCGCGCCGAGCGGGAGCGCGCCGACAAGGAGAAGGCCAAGACCGACAAGAGCCGGCCCGTCTCCAGCACGCCCATCTCCGGCACGCCCTG GTGCGTGGTGTGGACGGGCGACGGTCGCGTGTTCTTCTACAACCCGACGGCGCGCCTGTCGGTGTGGGAGCGACCGGCGCAGCTGGCGGGTCGGGCGGATGTCGACCAGGCCGTGTCGCAGCCGCCGCACGGGAAGGATAGCGCG GCTAAAGAGAAAGCAGCAACGACTCCAGCTAAGAACGCAAACGGCGAGCTCAAAAGGAATGCAGAGTCAGAATCCTCAGATTCTGAAGTCGAACCCGCAAAGAAAGCCAAACCAGAAGAGA CAGGCGGCGCGGGCGAGGCGCGTCCGCGGCGCGCGCTGCAGATCGACGCGGGCGCGGAGGCGGCCATGGAGGCCGAGTCGCGCGCCGCCCGCGAGCGCGCCGTCGTGCCCTTCGAGCAGCGCGTGCGCGCCTTCCTGCAGATGCTGCACGAGAGCGACGTGTCCGCCTTCTCGCCCTGGGAGAAGGAGCTGCACAAGATCGTGTTCGACAGCCGCTACCTGCTGCTCGACTCCAAGGAGAGGAAGCAG GTGTTCGACAAATACGTCCGCGAGCGTGCCGAGGAAGAGAGGAAAGAGAAGAAGAACAGGCTCCAGCAAAAGAAGCAGGCCTTCAGGCTGCTCATGGAGGAAGCAAAGCTGCATTCCAA ATCCTCGTTTATGGACTTCTCGAGCAAGTTCAGTCGCGACGAGCGTTTCAAAAACATCGAGAAGATGCGAGATAGGGAGACGTACTTCAACGACTACATCGCCGAGGTTAGGAAGAAGGAGAAGGAAGATAAGGACAAGAAGAGGGAACAG GCCAAGACTGAGTTCATAGCGCTCCTCAAAGAGAAGGCGGTCGATCGTCACGCACGTTGGGTCGACGTCAAGAAGAAAATCGACTCTGACTCGCGGTACAAGGCCGTTGAGAGTAGCTCTATGAGGGAGGATTACTTTAGGGAGTATTGTAAAATAGTTAAAGAAGAGAGGAAGAAGGAGAAGGACGGAAAAGAGAAGG AGCGCGAGCGAGGCAGCAAGAAAGACAAAAAGGATAAAGAGAGAGACAAGGATAAGGATAGAGAGAAGGACACGAAGAAGGATAAAAAGAAAGAGAAGACCGGTGAC AAGCAATCCGACCTGTCCACGGAAGACGAGAAAAAGCAACCGACTCCGCCCCCGGATCAGTGGGCGGAGATACTCGGAATACCGGGCGAGGAGGACTCGAAGGAGTCCAAGGAGTCGAAACCGACGAAGTTATCTAAGGAGAAGAAAGAGGAGTCGTCAGAAGCAAGCGAGGCCAAGTCTCGGTCGCCGACGCCGGAGAAGGAAACCATAATATCCCCAAAACAGCTGAGATCCTCGAAGAAGGAGCAGCCGACACCCGAAAAGAAATCCCCGATAAAATCGCCGCCCAAAAAACGCCGGCAAGACTTCAAATCGCCGGAAACGGAACAGGAGAAGAAGGGCAAGAAGAAGGTGGCTGAGAAAACAGAGAAGCGGAAACGGAAGAAGTCCGAGAAAGAATAG